TTCTATCCAATCACTTCCTGACACATCTTTTTTAAGATTAGCTGTACTAGATGGCCTCCAGAGTGACCTGATGCTTTTGTCTCTAATGTTTTTGCCCTTGCTGTTCCTTTAAGCATGAACAACCTGTCACCTTTTTCCACTCCTGTACCCTTATCCCAGCATATCTCTGCTTGTGGAAATCATACTCATACCTTAAGGCATGGTATATAGGCATTGGGGATTAGAATCTGTATAGCAACTCACTGAAGAGTTCAAATATCACTCTTTTCATATGAAATCTCAGGTTCTCAGAATCAGATGAGATCTCTTGGCATTTTATACTTCTTTGTTTTGTATCAGTTAGTACTTCCTAAGGGCAGGAGGCATGGTGTGGAATTCATCTTTGTATAactaatttttgtttccctcatgATACCTGATACATCGTACCTGATAGAATATCTATTGAATTAAGTgaccaatttttaaaacactaaggATAGTAAGCTAAATCTATAACTTGTTTTAGGAGGGCAAAGGCTAGAGCTCTAAAATTAATCACTTGCTGGATACTTTAAACTTCCTGTACTAAGATCTAAATAGCTAAAAGGGAAAAGTATAGTCTTACCACTCTTCTTGAGAAGTTCTCCTTTTCGGGATTTATCCAGGTTTTCAAGAAACTGTTCAAAAACTTTTATGTAAGGAGCTAGACTGGTCTTCTTATAATCTAAATTATGAAGGCCATGTATTATAATTAGCATTTTGGAAGTGAGAATTACACAAAAGTATaactttaagtttttttcaaGAGTTCTTTAAAATAGTGTTGTCCAATATAATAAGAAATGTGTAGTTTACATACTCTAGTAGtcacattaaaaaggtaaaataattttaatatttaatccagtatatctaaaatattattattttaacgtaataaaaatggaaatattttacattctttcatactaagtctttgaaatctagtgttttgtatttaaaatgcatctcaggggcgcctgggtggcgcagtcggttaagcgtccgacttcagccaggtcacgatctcgcggtctgtaagttcgagccccgcgtcgggctctgggctgatggctcagagcctggagcctgtttccgactctgtgtctccctctctctctgcccctcccccgttcatgctctgtctctctctgtcccaaaaataaataaacgttgaaaaaaaaaaaaatttaaaatgcatctcAATGTAGATGATGTATTATCATGAGAAATACTTGATctatatttagatttaaattataaaatatacagttGAAAAGTAGGCTCATATACCCAAATTTCCCaaacatacttaaaagttttccaataaTTGAATCAAATATcagttttaaaacttatttaaaacacttttttttaaagattttatttttaagtaatttctacatccaatgtgatgctcaaactcacaaccctgagatcaagagtcacatgttccactaactgagccagccaggcatccctatcagttttgaaatttaaattaattaaagttaaatttaaaaaatcagttcctTGTTTATACtagtcacatttctttttttaagtttatttgtttttaaattaaaaaaaattaatgtttatttatttttgagagatagagaggcagggtgtgagcagggaaggggcagagagagaggtagacacagaatctgaagcaggctccaggctctgagctgtcagcagagcccaatgtggggctccaactcttaaacagcgagatcatgacctgagacaaagttggatacttaatcaactgagccacccaggcacccctttaggtttatttatttattttaagagacagaacacaagtgggggcagagaggtggagagatagaatctcaagcagactctgagatgtcagcatgtAGACTGACGAGGGGCTagcctcatgaactgtgagatcatgatagGAGTCAATATCGAgtctagctgagccacccaggcacccctatactagccacatttcaagtgcttaatagccGTACGTGGCTACTGTATTAAGACAGTGCTGCTCTAAAATATCCAAACCACCCATACACATCCACTTTTGTAGTCAGGCTTTCTAATATTAGACCAACATAATCTAGTGAGTCTGTGTTAAGTCCCATACAACATTCCTTTCTTTAGAAATTACGgcctcactggggcgcctgggtggctcagtcagttaagtctctgactttggctcaggtcatgatctcatggttcatgagttcaagccctgcatctacctctctgctatcagcacagagcccaccttggatcttctgtccccctctctctatcctcccctgcttactctctctctctctcaaatattaaaaaaaaagaaaaaaaaaaaagaaaaaaaaagaaattgtggtttcagTAATAAATAGTTTTACTAACAGAGCAAACATTAAGAAGGTGAAGTCAGGGTCATTCTACCTGGAGACAATCAGAAGTTAATAGTCATATGCCTTAAGTACAGTATTTTTTGACTtataaaaaccttattttttatgggacacctgggtggctcagtcggttaagcaccagactttggctcaggtcatgatctcatggttcgtgggttcgagccccatgttgggctctgtgctgacagctcagagcctggagtctgtttcagattctgtgtgtccctctctctctgcccctcccctgctcatgctctgtctctctctctctctcaaaaataaataaataataaaaaacaattttaaaattttatttattttttgatttataaaaattaaaaagaatttacacaataaaattttgaatatagAATCTTAatctatttaattatataatctaTAATACCCAATAGGGGAGAAAATCTGATTGAGCACAAGATGAGATTTGGATTTTGGTAGCATGCCATGTCTGCATGGAATAGTCCTCATAATAGTTCactgaaaagagtaaaaaaaagaaactatacttaaaaagttttttagcaAACCTGTCTGATGTACTTGGAACTAGACAAGGAAATCTTGACGAGGGTATTAAGGATGAATATCTAAACTGTGgcaattatgaaaatatattttgtcctACATGTTTATATATGAATTTTCTTATAGCAATAAATGTAAACCAAAGAAACAGTTTAGTTTGGGATCAACCACAtagcactttgaaaaaaaaaatttaaaaaaaaaaaatttttttttttcaacgtttatttatttttgggacagagagagacagagcatgaacgggggaggggcagagagagagggagacacagaatcggaatcaggctccaggctctgagccatcagcccagagcctgacgcggggctcgaactcacggaccgcgagatcgtgacctggctgaagtcggatgcttaaccgactgggccacccaggcgccccggaaaaaaatttttttacacttatttatttttgagagagagagagagagagacagagtatgagcaggggaggggcagagagagagggagacacagaatcagaagcaggctccaggctctaggctccaagctgtcagtacacagcccaacccagggcttgaacccacgaaccgtgagcatgacctgagctgaagtcagatgcttaaccaactgagccacccaggcgccccaaccacatAGTACTTTGAACCTTTAATTCAGGATTCTAAGCTCCTTGGATATAGGTCTATATGCTTATCTCACCATAGTAGAATATATAACAGGCACTCaataattacttaaatatttactgCCCATTATATATCAAGTACTATGCTAAATTCTAAAATAGTATAAGCCAAACTCTTTGGTTTCAAGAAGTTTTTAAATGAACAGGAAAAACAGGTCCTATATGTAGTAatagaaaacaatatataattaaAGGCCAAACAGGCATATGGATAATTGTATAAGTCCAAAGAATTCACCAATCAAGATTGACTGAGGTGGCTATGAAGTGGGTCTTAGAAAAAAGACATAATTAGATAGAGAGGACAGTAGAGATCATTCCAGGATTTGGGAAGAAGGGCAGGAATAAATAGTACTAGTGTGAAAAAGGACTAAGGCTTAAAGTTgcagaaactaaagaaataataaggaaCTTACATTTCACCTGTTCCAACCTCCCACCATCTCTGAAGCACCCCTGACTGATGGCTATTAGGCTATTTATGAATACTTGAAATGATAGGCAGTTTAGTTTACTTTTGAAAGTAAATATTGTATAAATTTTGAAGTTATAGTTATTagaaaatttctctttaaaatctctgaacaaaagaaaaagatgtcatCAAGAGAcaatattaagtttaaaaaattgtgcTAAAGTAATATATACATGTTGTTAAAAGGAGTAAAATACTACTAACATGTTAGAAAAAATAGCAGCTCTCTACCTTTATTCTGACCTTTCAATCCTCTTGAATGGCAACCACTTTTCTTTTCTAGAACTTATTTCTAACAAATGAACACTTCCATTGTTTAGAAATCCAAGGCTATTCTTCCTAGGTCTGTGGCTTTTTGGGAGAGAGGAATAGGAAGGGGTGAGAAAGCTCTTAAGATCTTTTAATTCTCagtgttttgaaatttcaaaataatgtgcCTTGGTGTAGGTCTGTCTTATTATTCTGAGACTTTTCAATAAAGGGCTCATTTCTGGGATGGTTTCCTATAcagttttgatattttttccctccctggttgttttttttctgaaactccCATAGTCAGGTATTAGACTTCCTGAACCATTCTTatctttttcctccttaaaacaacaataacaaaaacttgTCTTTTTTGTAGTACTTTCTGGaaaatcttaactttttttttttaccagcccttccattgaattttttattctaatgattatgtttttgatttctaaGTCCTCTTTCTTGTTCTCTAAGTGTCTCTTTTCATAGCAATCTAATCTTGCTTCATGGTTCCactattttcttattctctgaggatattagtttttaaaaaaaaagttttcagggcacctggatggctcaattagtagagcatgcgattcttgatctctgggttgtgagtttgagccccatgttgggtgcagagattactttaaaaaagaaagaaagaaagaaagaaagaaagaaagaaagaaagaaagaaagaaagaaagaaagagaaaaaaggaaagaaagaaagaaagaaaggttttctttgttctttgcatTGTCTGTTTTCTCTGAGTTCCTTTTTCCGGTTTATTCTGATTTTTCATGTTggagatgtgttttattttttatttatttagtttattattattattattattattattattattattttaatgtttttatttatttttgaaggagagagagagacagcatgaacaggggaggagcagagagagaaggagacacagaatccgaagcaggctccaggctctgacctgttagcacagagcctgacgtggggctcgaactcacaaactgtgagatcatgatctgagatgaagtcggacatttaactgactgagccacccaggcgccccagagacgttttttaaatacttgatttatttttattattttttaaaaagtttatttatttttgagtgagagtgcacgggagggacagaaagagagaatcccaatcaggctctacactgccagtgtggagcccaatgtgggacttgaatccacgaactgagatcatgcactgggctgaaatcaagagtgagacgctcaaccgactgagccacccaggtgcccctcaaatactTTAAATCAAATGTCTGTAATCATTCTACAAACATTAATAGTGGAATGTACAATGCTAGGTATTATGTTAGAGCTGGAATagatgaaggttttttttttttttttttatgaattgaTATTTGagcttgtgggttttttttttggcattttttttaatgtttattcatttttgagagagagagagagagagagagagacagtgtgagtgggggaggggcagagagagggagacacagaatccgaagcaggctccaggctctgagctgtcagcacagaacccaacatagggcttgaactcacgaaccactagatcatgacctgagccgaagtcagaaacttaactgactgagccacccaggcgccccttgagcttGGGTTTTGAAAGTAGTGTAGCAACATTTGACCAAGAAAGGCCAATCAGAGATCACAGATCTGCCCTGTCCATTATAATAGTTACTAGACACATACGgctatataaatgaaaaatggctaataaatgaatttaaggggcatctgggtggctcagtcagtaagcatccaactcttttttttttttttaaatatttatttttgagagagagagagagcacgcaagaggggcaagggcagagaaagaggggggacagaggatctgaagctggctctgtgctgacagcagagagcctgatgtggggcttgaactcacaaactgtgagatcatgaaccgagcttaagtcggacactcaaccaactgagccatccaggcgccctaagCATTcagcttttgatctcagctcaggtcttgatctcatggttgtgagttcaaactctcCACTGGGTGTGAcgcttacttaaaaaacaaacaagcaaacaaagaaactgaaaatccaGTTTCTGATAATTCAAGTGGATTATGCCACATGTGGATAATGAGTACCACACTGGGAAGTGCATTACATTTCTattatcacagaaagttctattggctCTGTTGCTGTAGGATGTCTCTTGGGTGTTGGTATATAAAGATTTGACCTCTATGAGAAGGAAGATTTATAAATTCTCTAGTTCCTTCATATTCTTGAATATACAGTTCAACCACAGTTTAGATCTATATTTACCATAACACTCATCTGGATACAtcaaaaataaagagcaaaagtACGGTATACATAGTGGTTGTTAAATCAATAGCTGTTGAAACTAAGACTGTGACAAACAATGATCCACACCAATTGAGAATTTAATCTTGTACATATAGATCCTGGCATTTAGATGATGCTTAGAAATATCTATGGACTCAAATTGGATTCAACATCACCATTTGAGCAACTgattaaaaaaggacaaaaacattGTTATGACATTATTTGTTACTGAGCTGGTTTCAGGATAAACAATCCATTCTAGGCTGAATCCAAGGAGAAAGAATTACTGGACTGACAGAAGGATGTCTATATAAAAAACTTATGTTAAAGTGAGATTTTAGTATATTGACATACCTCTGGTTCTATGTTTGATATCAGATTCAgcttcatttctctcctttccctcattAGTGGAAATGGTATCCAGTTCACGGCAGATGGAGCtacaaataacagaataaaagaagtttcctcctttttatttaaCTCTATGCTCAAtatcaggcttgaactcataagcccaagatcaagagtcatatgctctactgactgagtcaggcAGTTGCCCTAgaataagagaattttaaagttGTTTCTTGGTCAACATTACCTAGTGTATGACAGCACGTGAATCCTACAAGATTTTTGGTGAAAAAATTGTGTGACCAACTAAATTTGGGATATTCTAAAAATCACAGTCTCTAATATGGATAGAAAATTTTCTAATATGCATGGAGTTTTCCATGTATGTTAGCATAATAAAAACTGGGAAATCTTACAGTGgagaactttttatttaaaagtggTTATTTCACAAACTTATTTGaacttataatcttttttttttttaaatgtttattttaagagagagagtgtgtgagcaggggagaggcagagagagagagggagggagagagagtattccaagcagattctgcactgccagagcagagcccaacacagggcttcaactcatgaaccacgaaatcatgacctgaactgaaaccaagagtttgatgcctaaccaactgagccacccaggtgccccagaacttatAATCTTTTTATTAGAGAACAGCAACTTGTGTTTTGCATAACTCACTAGGAAATGTTGCTCTACTAGGGCATCATCATATAGCCTCAGAGCAGCTGCTTCTCTGGAAGGGATCTAGTCCAATCTACTTCAAATTCAGGAACcaatcaaacaaaaaaggaatgatCAATGATCTGGAACATACCTTATGGTTGGAACAGTAAATGGATCAAACTGGTCCACTTTCTGTACATCAATAGGCACAGAAATGCGACCTGTAAGGACCAAAAGTTATAAACTGATGACTGTGAAATACAGATCATTATGGGCTGTCTCCTATGTGTTATTTTGGCTAAATTTTAATCTAAGGCTTAGAAAAAGGGTTAGACTTATCTGTTAAAATCAGTAGTTGGAAATTACTTCCACACTAGCtgcatcttttatttctcttaaaaaaaaaaaaaacaaacaaaaaataagtatgaaAGACTGTTGAGCTATTACATAGTGCTCTTATCTCTACTTTTATTTCTATCTCCTTCTTCCTAATATCCTTTTATACAGAAGTACAGAATGATATCAAATTTAGTGAGTTCTGAAAATGAAACAACATAGATAAAAATAGTTCATTTCATTATCTTGATTTGCTGAGATCAGAACAGACACCTGTATGTTGGAAATCTTTAGAAAGCATTTTGGGAATAAAATAGCATTATACTACCTTTTTACAATATCTACACCTGGGATACCACATAAAATTCATCACATCTCAAAAATGAGATAATGAGTCTCAAGAATGCCAGGTAAATAACAAGTTAAGATAATCAAGAGAATTGGGAGTTGCTGATTGAAGACAGAAAAAACTGCAGCTACTTAATGGGGAAAAGATATAATCAAAATGTATACACCTATGAATATAATTATTTACTGAAACTGAATTTTAGAATAAGGGGATACCCACTAAAGTTTtagaattaagttaaaaaatattaagaaatattaagaTTATTACCAAAAGAAGCTGAAAACACACAGTTGACAGGTTTGAAAAGGAGCTATCCAAATATATGGACTAGAGAATCATTATAGATTATTAAAGGAAACTAGGCAATTTGGGAGGATTGAATGTGTGACACTTTTCTAGGCACTTTACATTTTAGATTTTCACAATAACCCACTgaagtaagtactattattatctccatttcacagatgagaaaaccaaggtacAGAGAGTAGTTTGCCTAACATCCCACAGCAAGTGGCAGAGTTGGATTATTAACTACTTATTGGATATTACTTGTCCTAAAAAGGACAACTGTATACAACTGCATATGTCTCCCGGTTGGATGAAGCAAAGTTTAGGTCAATATAGCCAcctttatatctattttaaagtCAGTTTCATTCCTTCAAAACACctaagaaaaatgtgaagaaggAAAGctaaaagtatggaaaaagaaCTGAGGGAGGAAGCATAGTGGGAACAGCACAGAACTCTGTGGTTTAAGAACTGAATTCTGTTTCTAgctctgttgcaatttgttttATGACTGTAGACAAGTCCCATTAACCTCTTGGAccactgttttctcatttgtacagTGAGAACTACCATCGTGTGAGTTCTAAGTACCTCTACGATTCTAACACTGAACCTCAAAAACCCAGatgaaaattatttatgtagTGGAAACTCATCTGGTAGCTACTAATCAACAActaaaactttcattttccttctagttttctttactttctttacaTTGTACCTGTTTTAGGATGAACACTAAAAGGGCTCTTCAGTAAATGATTGATTCCTTTGCTAACATTGACATCCAGCCGTGGAAAACAGTACTGGAGCATGATCTCCCATTCAAGCCAGGGTCCACATTTGTCGTTTTTGGTATTATCCTAAAAACAGATGCAAGTCTAGCATGAGGATCAGTAGGAACTTTTGAGGATTtctttaaaagtggttaaaaatgattttcaataaTCTTTAACTTACTAATAAGCAAAACAATCAGAATTTAATTAAgaattacattattatatttataatagagATTTCGATGGGATATACCTGAgagttgatggttttcttcaaatACTCCCAACGCTGAAGTGAATTGtgatgcttttggaagttttgttGAAGTTTCTCATGAATTGGTGATGAGTCATTAAGGAACACACTCATTTATGACACATTAATGAACAACTTATTTCCAGTATGTGTTACAACAAGGATAACTGAAAGTTTACTAGAAattattgttttctaaaatgcaaatacatatatttttaagtttatttaccttgagagagacagagacagcatgagcaggggagaggtagaaagagagaatcccaagcaggctctgcactgtgagcacagagcctgatgtcgggcttgaatgcacaaaaccatgagatcatgacctgagccaaaattgataGTCGGGCacttaaatgattgagccacccaggtgctcctctaaaatgcaaatattaattgAACACATATCCTTAAAAAATCTCCTGTAAAAATATGATACTGATATGACagaaaaaatgccaaaataaatatttggtttaaTGTAAAGCTTTCCCTGGTCTGTACAAATTTTGACTATATGATTCAGTATTCTTTAAGTATCCATTAATTCTATGAGGATCAAACTCCAAAATGAGGAAATTTCTTTCTGAAAAGGCTTCATTTCTTACTATATTCCAAACTAGAGATactaaaatgcagaaaaagatgTTTTGTGTAAAAAGACTAAATTTGTAAGAGTACGTATATGAGAATATGCAGGCAGAACACATTTATAATATCATAGATAAATACATGTAGCTCACATAGAAATGGTCTTGGGAAAGGATATTTTCAGGAACAAGGGCTAAGATCTTATCCcagctttctttattttcaagaataTCTTGATCAACTAAGGCATAgtcttcaaagtatttttttattatgtttatagaTTTTCTGTAGGAATAACAATAACAAAGTCCTAATactatttgtaatatatacacTGCATAACTTTTGTTGCTATTTGGGTGGCTAGTGTTAACTTCTACTGAATTTTTCTTAATGAGCATGTATTAGTCTactaagaaaaatacaaatagagtTTAGctatgtaaaatgggaataatacccCTTTGCAGGGTTATGAGAGTTAACTAAGACATTCTAAGGGGGAAGAACCTACTGTAGATAGTACCTGGCTTAGAACAGAtattcaagaaatgtttactttttttttttttaaagtaggctccacaggcTTAAATTTACGACCCTGAGATCGAtatctgaactgagatcaagaatcggatgcttaaccaactgagccacccaagtgccccaagaaatgTTTACTTCTTAAGCTCTACAACTTAGAAGGTTAATAGCATCATAAATATGTAACAAGAAAGCAACCAAGCCAGGACAACATAATAATACATCAGTAGTAGAATGTGGGATAGAGTCTATAGTTTC
The genomic region above belongs to Prionailurus bengalensis isolate Pbe53 chromosome B4, Fcat_Pben_1.1_paternal_pri, whole genome shotgun sequence and contains:
- the PRIM1 gene encoding DNA primase small subunit isoform X3, with protein sequence MQKMNPYKIDIGAVYSHRPNQHNTVKLGAFQAQEKELVFDIDMTDYDDVRRCCSSADICSKCWTLMTMAIRIIDRALKEDFGFKHRLWVYSGRRGVHCWVCDESVRKLSSAVRSGIVEYLSLVKGGQDVKKKVHLSEKIHPFVRKSINIIKKYFEDYALVDQDILENKESWDKILALVPETIHEKLQQNFQKHHNSLQRWEYLKKTINSQDNTKNDKCGPWLEWEIMLQYCFPRLDVNVSKGINHLLKSPFSVHPKTGRISVPIDVQKVDQFDPFTVPTISSICRELDTISTNEGKERNEAESDIKHRTRDYKKTSLAPYIKVFEQFLENLDKSRKGELLKKSDLQKDF